From Periophthalmus magnuspinnatus isolate fPerMag1 chromosome 1, fPerMag1.2.pri, whole genome shotgun sequence:
GAAAATGGATAATTGCCAGTTCATAATTAAGGTAGCTATTATTTACAtcaggaatgttttttttatgttgaaatcaaatattaatgtgtttatatatatatatatattttttttttttgtcttaaaccTTCATTACGCTATATGACACCCATGCTTTGGGTTGCCGGTTTCAACATGTAAAACCAGTTATCAACAAACCTAAAGTGCCCTCTCAGATTTCCACAGTTCACAAAACAAGTAGTAGTAATTCCAAATGTGTGGTTTACCTGTATGCCCTGTCCTTGTACTCTCTGGAGCTGTTCCTGGATGTGCCTCAGCTCCTCCTGCTGCCGCTGGATGTTGGCCTGGATCATTCTGGTCCTTTGCTCCAGCTGCTCCTTTAAGTGCTGCATAGCATTCACCTGCGCTGAGAACTCCATTACAGgctgcagaggaggaaagaacgCATGAATATCACACAGAATTTAATACATAGAtacagaataaataaagaaaatttgAGTTCAGTcaacacaactcacttgtacaTTTGTCTGTAGTTGCTGTGACGGCTGTGGTtgaggttgttgctgctgctgagCCTTCATGCCAGGAGTGACACTTTGGCTTGTTGTCTGAGAGCTCATTGACTGAAGAAAGTTTacaatgttaaaaatgacatactATTTCTCAAagattgttttgtttacagAAAATGTGTCTTACTTGGCTGCTAATAGAAGAGCGCCGCTGTGAGGTCATCTCCATAGTTGATGGCAATGTTTGCCGAGGAGGTGTGGCTGTGTCCATGTGTAGCTTGGAAGCCGTTGCTATAGAAACAAATAACATCAGATTAGTGTATCACATGTTATGTCTATGTAATTAAGTTGGTGTAGAGTATTTAGAATATGTTGTTTGTTGTGGTTACTTACAAGTACAAGTGTTGTCAGAAACATGGGAGGAGGACTTGCGAGAACTACGAGAAGAAGTGGAGGGAGTTCGACTGTGATCAAATCTCTCCAAAGCCTCTTTGAGGCTGGACGTGTTTAGCTCCGACCCAGAGTCCTGACTCTGGAAGAACATTTAATTTAGGCGAGTAGGCGTGATTGTAAAATGGCATTGGCAAAACAAAGAATTGTACCCATCCCTAATACAGACATTAAATATTACCTTGTCCGCAGCCACTTCTGGGTTAGACTCCTCAATTCCCAGCTCCCTGCGTTGctctgccctcacctctgcataGCTGCAAAAATTAATTAGTATTTATATAATGTagtcattttatttagtttgttttgtttaagtttAGTGTCTTGAAAGCCCTTACTAAAGGATAAGACTAAAGGATAAGACTTACCTGACTACAGTATGTGTGCAAACTATAAACTCTGGCCTGGAGTTCCACTGGTGGTAGGTTATGTAGTAGTGCGTCTGTAGCCAGATCCACTGTTGCCCTTTTGTTAGGAAACGATAGTAGCAGGACTTCCCTTTACCATACTGCATCACTAAGAGGCAAAACAGCAAGATATTTGAGTCTACAAATTCAGAGGGCCCCGTCTGATCATACGTGAGGTTTATAAATGAGTCTCACAGTGCTCGTGACACTTGGCTAGCGTCTCCAGGTCGTCCACATGATAATAGTCGTACCCTGATGTTCCCAGAACCTCAAATGGTAGATATCCTATAATTGGCGGAGCTCTATAACAAGAAATACCAAATTCAACATAATAACAAACAATGACGCAACACAAAGTAACAGTAAGCACTTCAAATCAGGAGTTATGAGTTTACCTGTGGTCTAAAAAGAGGAACTTCCACTCTAAACTGTGCCTGGATGTGAACTCCTCATTGGGCTCCTCTACTGTACACATTTCCTACAGTTTTACATTGAGATAGGACTTATTATGTGATCTGgttaataaattataaaaaaaaaagtattaaatgtaACTTCTCTGTACCTTAATGAACTGAGGTTTAGCCAGCCGAACAGTGGCCACAAAGCAAACCTGATCATCAAAGGCAGGCTGTAGAGACCGCTGTAAAACTCCTGCAAGGCCATTTCTTGTGACATTGGGAACTGCATCAGGACACAAAATCATTCAAACCATtagaaataaaaatcaggtttcGCTACAAAGTTAAGTTTTAAAGCAGGTGACATACCATTGTTGAGCGATTTAAAGTTGCCAATAAActtcacatattcatacacaggGGGTTCTTTTGGATCAATGGCTCCTCGCAGCATATGACAACAAAACTCCATGTGAGTCTTAGCTGAAGGAGAAAAGACAGGATTTACTATTGAAGTTTTAATTGGTGATGGTTGGTTATGCatatgaaagaaacaaacagtgaaacgtGCATCTCTACTGACTGTCAGAGGACGGTGCTTCGTGCATTTTTCCAGTGGCGTTTCCTCTGAGAGCCACATTCATAGAACTAGTTACTTTGGTTCTAATAACTTACATTTCAGATAATCTGAATTGAGGCTTTCCATGTCAGAAGGGTGTGTGGACAGAGCCTTGTACACCTCGGAGTGTTCCCCAACTGGAAGGAAATTTAACAAATTCTGGTCCACCAAGTCTGCCTTtaaagccacaaacaaagtgcTCAGTATGCGTCATCGTTCATCATCATTACATGAGTCAATGCATAAACACACTAAGTCATTTACAAACGCTGGTACTTACAGGCAAATGTTCAAGTAGTGAGGTGACGCTTTCAGAAACATAAAGGATGTTTCCATCAGTCATTATTGCTATAAAGAACCCGTCCAGGGCCTAAAAATAAGTCAAAAGAATATGagtaaaacaagtaaaacatgtgaaaatccAATTCAGCATCAAATCACAGCTGTCACCTCCAACATGAGCTGGGTGAATTCTTCATTGCTAAGAAACGGAGGTTTCCAGTCTTGTCTGATTTCACTGGACTCAGACTGAGCTGCAATCTCTGTACAGGACAGACACGTTTGTACAGTCAGCAAACTACACAGACcaattacagtaaaaaaaaaaacatggatatTATTATATACTGCATATTAAATAGAACAGTAGCAACAATCAATAAAAGTGTATTACTATGATTATGGCAAATCAACAATATAAGAGTCTAACCGCCAAATACATACAAAGTTACACACAGAAGTACAACTAAAGTAGGTCAAATAGGATTGGTCGGCTCTGGAAAAATGTACACCATTTGTAGACGTGTGAATGAATGTTGCAATATGTGGCAGAGTATTACCATGTGTCATAAAACAGTGAAGATCTCAGgtgttttaaataaacaagCAGTTCGCTCTGGGCTTATTGCTGTGAATGATAAACTTGGAGGGGTGTGTACAGCATTAATAACAGGAAGTTAACCAAGAGCCTGACCTTTGTGTTTACAGAGGAAGTCAATGCTTTTTTGAAGGATTGTGGACTTGTCCATCTTCCTGGTGTTGCCAGGCAACATGGTGCCAAGTTCTTTGATGAGGACATTGAACTGGTCCCTCCGTTTCTTCTCAGACTTGTTACGGGACACGCTGAATCAGGAAAAAAGAAcgtagtaaaaaaacaaaacaaaaattaactacttcaacagaaaagaacattatccaAATTACCGCTTTGCTTTGTCCTTTTCATCTTCTTCCATCAACCCATCAAAGAGGCTGCAATCATCcctgtgaggagagagaaaatcgTTACAGCTTTTCCCAGGGTCTCTTGTACTTCCTCTGTAAGGACATTAGCAGATATGTTTTGTTAATAATAGCTAATGACAGATGCTGGCTAATGAGTGGGATTCCTACATGCCAGCAGGAGGTTTATTTTTGGGTCACACATGCACCCACAA
This genomic window contains:
- the LOC117379366 gene encoding circadian locomoter output cycles protein kaput-like isoform X1 gives rise to the protein MTSSIGDDCSLFDGLMEEDEKDKAKRVSRNKSEKKRRDQFNVLIKELGTMLPGNTRKMDKSTILQKSIDFLCKHKEIAAQSESSEIRQDWKPPFLSNEEFTQLMLEALDGFFIAIMTDGNILYVSESVTSLLEHLPADLVDQNLLNFLPVGEHSEVYKALSTHPSDMESLNSDYLKSKTHMEFCCHMLRGAIDPKEPPVYEYVKFIGNFKSLNNVPNVTRNGLAGVLQRSLQPAFDDQVCFVATVRLAKPQFIKEMCTVEEPNEEFTSRHSLEWKFLFLDHRAPPIIGYLPFEVLGTSGYDYYHVDDLETLAKCHEHLMQYGKGKSCYYRFLTKGQQWIWLQTHYYITYHQWNSRPEFIVCTHTVVSYAEVRAEQRRELGIEESNPEVAADKSQDSGSELNTSSLKEALERFDHSRTPSTSSRSSRKSSSHVSDNTCTSTASKLHMDTATPPRQTLPSTMEMTSQRRSSISSQSMSSQTTSQSVTPGMKAQQQQQPQPQPSQQLQTNVQPVMEFSAQVNAMQHLKEQLEQRTRMIQANIQRQQEELRHIQEQLQRVQGQGIQMLLQQQSGAMNVQLPQVGSVQQTAALTTQVQQTALNPVHSGTQALTIQPQAPPPQQNLQPQTNALAQPQRQPQQPPQAQTQAQGSVSAPLYNTMMISQPGQPNVLQISTSLPQNNTQQGTTVATFTQDRQIRFPAGQQLVTKLVTAPMACGAVMVPTSMFMGQVVTAYNPFGGQQQTGQTQTLTLQPAQPNQGQADGQNQTAVVAQSSQQGQQQQQQFLQGTRLLHSNQSTQLILQAAFPLQQQGTFTQTTHPQQTQQQQPPQQAHHQRHQQQLKPQPQKQQKAQSTHRADSVSNQPQ
- the LOC117379366 gene encoding circadian locomoter output cycles protein kaput-like isoform X2, which produces MTSSIGDDCSLFDGLMEEDEKDKAKRVSRNKSEKKRRDQFNVLIKELGTMLPGNTRKMDKSTILQKSIDFLCKHKEIAAQSESSEIRQDWKPPFLSNEEFTQLMLEALDGFFIAIMTDGNILYVSESVTSLLEHLPADLVDQNLLNFLPVGEHSEVYKALSTHPSDMESLNSDYLKSKTHMEFCCHMLRGAIDPKEPPVYEYVKFIGNFKSLNNVPNVTRNGLAGVLQRSLQPAFDDQVCFVATVRLAKPQFIKEMCTVEEPNEEFTSRHSLEWKFLFLDHRAPPIIGYLPFEVLGTSGYDYYHVDDLETLAKCHEHLMQYGKGKSCYYRFLTKGQQWIWLQTHYYITYHQWNSRPEFIVCTHTVVSYAEVRAEQRRELGIEESNPEVAADKSQDSGSELNTSSLKEALERFDHSRTPSTSSRSSRKSSSHVSDNTCTSTASKLHMDTATPPRQTLPSTMEMTSQRRSSISSQSMSSQTTSQSVTPGMKAQQQQQPQPQPSQQLQTNVQPVMEFSAQVNAMQHLKEQLEQRTRMIQANIQRQQEELRHIQEQLQRVQGQGIQMLLQQQSGAMNVQLPQVGSVQQTAALTTQVQQTALNPVHSGTQALTIQPQAPPPQQNLQPQTNALAQPQRQPQQPPQAQTQAQGSVSAPLYNTMMISQPGQPNVLQISTSLPQNNTQQGTTVATFTQDRQIRFPAGQQLVTKLVTAPMACGAVMVPTSMFMGQVVTAYNPFGGQQTGQTQTLTLQPAQPNQGQADGQNQTAVVAQSSQQGQQQQQQFLQGTRLLHSNQSTQLILQAAFPLQQQGTFTQTTHPQQTQQQQPPQQAHHQRHQQQLKPQPQKQQKAQSTHRADSVSNQPQ